In a single window of the Melioribacteraceae bacterium genome:
- a CDS encoding fibronectin type III domain-containing protein: MKNPKRKSRLSIFAIVFIGFFNLNASFAFNSEEDEGYKKSGIEKVLTYSINDYGINIVGATNSNVDTIYANISFPFTDVLRFQLTHRTNKIEYGKSEKFKVEETSTLIKFFTPSVNLLIDKNSYRISIQRKEELLFSQEVFLLQNSHNNKFSIVTEMGKEEHFYGFGEKFNGLDQRGKNVVMELDDAYMSENHLTYKSIPFFISSKKYGVLVNSTKRVVFNMGNLKQTEYDFENPAPVIDYYIFSNEDPLEIMRQYTSISGRSPLVPKWSLEPWLSRRRITGWNSPKNAEADIDMIIKHGFRLGVILWEGIRVMFEEPRQTDMLKLSDKWHRLGLKQVSWDYSGHIHKDTHLIQPVKKDYFLQFKDGEFCLGHRTGANVYINPTNKEAMDWWVKNLYEIRFLNKNGLASPNAWNLDGVKIDFCELFPKHADSLLNVDNSIGMHNFQSVSFSEQIYNWLQTVKPDGGITWVRGGGLGLQKVGFAWGGDRGRTFDQLRGTVVASLGVSVCGVSLIGHDLGGYRGGNSLIERKVFIRGVQYAAFSPSFHDHGSAPGPWEQNEYGIDNYRFYSRVRYNILPYLYNYVKVSHDIGIPLMRTLFMHHPNDKKTYSIDDEYYLGEDLLVAPILTEANERSIYLPEGKWISFWDQSKFEGNNNINYKTELNRIPVFAKAGTILPLELNDEMEIGGIFPHDQKNSLLLSFRMFDGERAKLSLFHNSNDIEISKSKKGSRIIAEVKNITQKFGLLFDGIMPIKVSVNGQESANLNDEKFSEASDGWIFNKKFNQLLIKVNHKTGENNYKIEIDEFVIHEFDKSNSSLNKLNKPIIQNSDAWENAVDISFSSDRNAEHYLVKYWKENTPQNFISVKVAQSPITIRNLKNGEKYCFTVIAVNDNLKSDESEISTAIPEKKNSFFKPKNGDLFLNAERYLRKISASDSSVNYTYGLSIPEKNNYSVWLKVQKGHSHFLYYRWYKIGEVEFSEGINYFTLHARTEDIQPGIFYFSNDKEASPSLKEEQFGDYDEMNFNIQNEKTLYYR; this comes from the coding sequence TACAGATGTTCTTCGCTTTCAGCTTACCCACAGAACAAATAAAATTGAATATGGAAAAAGTGAAAAATTTAAGGTTGAAGAGACTTCGACGCTTATAAAATTTTTTACGCCAAGCGTAAATTTATTGATCGATAAAAACAGTTATCGTATTTCAATTCAGCGAAAGGAAGAACTACTTTTTTCGCAAGAAGTCTTCCTTTTACAAAATTCCCACAATAATAAATTCAGTATTGTTACAGAGATGGGAAAGGAGGAACATTTTTACGGGTTCGGTGAAAAGTTTAATGGTCTAGATCAGAGAGGTAAAAATGTGGTGATGGAATTGGATGATGCATATATGTCCGAAAATCATCTGACATATAAATCGATTCCATTCTTTATCTCTTCAAAAAAATATGGGGTGCTTGTTAATTCTACAAAACGTGTTGTTTTTAATATGGGTAATTTAAAACAAACGGAATATGATTTCGAAAATCCAGCTCCTGTAATTGATTATTATATTTTTAGCAATGAAGATCCGTTAGAAATAATGAGGCAGTATACAAGTATTTCCGGAAGATCTCCATTAGTTCCTAAATGGTCGCTCGAACCATGGTTATCGCGTAGGAGAATCACAGGCTGGAATTCTCCCAAGAATGCTGAAGCTGATATTGATATGATTATTAAGCATGGTTTTAGATTGGGCGTAATATTATGGGAAGGTATTAGGGTTATGTTTGAAGAGCCTCGACAAACAGATATGTTAAAACTTTCCGATAAGTGGCATCGTTTGGGTCTGAAGCAAGTTTCATGGGATTATTCTGGACATATCCATAAAGATACCCACCTTATTCAACCTGTTAAAAAAGATTACTTCCTTCAATTTAAAGATGGAGAATTTTGTTTAGGACATAGAACTGGAGCAAATGTTTATATCAATCCAACTAATAAGGAAGCGATGGATTGGTGGGTAAAAAATTTGTACGAAATTAGATTCTTGAACAAAAATGGTTTAGCTAGCCCAAACGCTTGGAACCTTGATGGTGTAAAAATTGATTTCTGCGAACTTTTCCCGAAGCATGCTGACAGCTTATTGAATGTTGATAATTCTATTGGGATGCATAATTTTCAATCTGTGTCATTCTCTGAGCAAATTTATAATTGGCTTCAAACTGTAAAACCTGATGGTGGAATAACCTGGGTTAGAGGAGGAGGGCTTGGGCTTCAAAAGGTAGGTTTTGCTTGGGGAGGTGATAGAGGACGAACATTTGACCAGCTCAGAGGAACTGTAGTTGCATCGCTGGGGGTTTCCGTTTGTGGAGTTTCTTTAATTGGTCATGATTTGGGAGGTTACCGTGGAGGTAATTCATTAATAGAAAGAAAAGTATTTATTCGCGGGGTTCAATATGCCGCATTCAGTCCATCTTTTCATGATCATGGCAGTGCACCGGGACCTTGGGAACAGAATGAATATGGAATTGATAATTATCGTTTCTATTCAAGAGTACGGTATAACATTCTCCCCTATTTATATAATTACGTCAAAGTTTCGCATGATATAGGGATACCATTAATGCGCACATTATTCATGCATCATCCGAACGACAAAAAAACTTATAGCATCGATGATGAATATTATTTGGGAGAAGATCTTTTAGTTGCACCAATTTTAACCGAGGCAAATGAAAGAAGTATCTATTTGCCGGAAGGAAAGTGGATCAGTTTTTGGGACCAATCAAAGTTTGAGGGTAATAACAATATAAACTACAAAACTGAATTAAATCGAATCCCGGTTTTTGCTAAAGCGGGGACAATATTACCCTTAGAATTAAATGACGAAATGGAGATAGGAGGAATTTTTCCTCATGATCAGAAAAATAGTTTACTGCTTTCCTTTAGAATGTTTGATGGGGAGAGAGCGAAATTATCCTTGTTTCATAATTCGAATGATATTGAAATATCAAAAAGTAAAAAGGGCAGTAGAATAATTGCAGAAGTAAAAAATATAACTCAAAAATTTGGTCTTTTGTTTGATGGAATTATGCCAATCAAGGTATCTGTAAATGGTCAAGAATCAGCTAACCTAAACGATGAAAAATTTAGTGAAGCATCTGACGGTTGGATCTTCAATAAAAAATTTAATCAGCTGCTGATCAAAGTAAATCACAAGACCGGTGAAAATAATTATAAAATTGAGATTGATGAATTTGTTATTCATGAATTCGATAAGAGTAATTCATCTTTAAATAAATTAAACAAACCCATAATTCAAAATAGTGATGCATGGGAGAATGCGGTCGATATATCATTTTCATCTGATAGAAATGCTGAACATTATTTAGTGAAGTACTGGAAAGAGAATACTCCTCAAAACTTCATCTCGGTAAAAGTTGCACAGTCCCCAATTACAATTCGGAATCTTAAAAATGGTGAAAAATATTGTTTCACGGTTATAGCTGTTAATGATAATTTAAAATCGGACGAATCAGAAATTTCAACTGCAATACCTGAAAAGAAGAATTCATTTTTTAAACCTAAGAATGGGGATCTATTTTTAAATGCAGAAAGATATTTAAGAAAAATATCCGCTAGTGACTCGTCAGTAAATTATACTTATGGTTTATCAATTCCCGAAAAAAATAATTATTCGGTTTGGTTAAAGGTTCAGAAAGGGCATTCCCACTTTTTATATTATAGATGGTATAAAATAGGTGAAGTTGAATTTAGCGAAGGAATAAATTATTTCACACTTCATGCACGTACTGAAGATATACAACCCGGAATTTTTTATTTCTCAAATGATAAAGAGGCAAGTCCAAGTTTGAAAGAAGAGCAATTTGGTGATTATGATGAGATGAATTTCAACATTCAAAATGAAAAAACTTTATACTATAGGTAG